The Nitrospira sp. KM1 genome includes a window with the following:
- a CDS encoding ABC transporter permease, giving the protein MITFIEHLGKQAVGMIREMGRMLLFLVSSFAWLMRPPFRLIQFVKQLHFVGYKSTFVVVLTAGFTGMVLALQGYYTLRKFGSEGLLGSAVALSMIRELGPVLAALMVTARAGSAMTAEIGIMRITEQIDALDTMAINPLQYLIAPKLVAGLVGVPLLVAIFDVVGIYGGYLVGVELLGGNGGAYWNSIESAVEWKDVYGGILKSVSFGLIVSWICCYKGFYTRQSAEGLGNATTEAVVLASVLILVWDYFLTSVLL; this is encoded by the coding sequence GTGATCACATTCATTGAACATCTCGGAAAACAGGCAGTAGGGATGATCCGTGAGATGGGACGGATGCTGCTCTTTCTCGTGTCGTCATTCGCCTGGTTGATGCGGCCGCCTTTTCGACTGATCCAGTTCGTCAAGCAATTGCATTTTGTCGGCTACAAGTCGACGTTCGTGGTAGTTCTGACGGCCGGATTCACGGGAATGGTGCTGGCTTTACAGGGATACTACACGCTACGCAAATTCGGTTCGGAAGGATTGCTCGGTTCTGCGGTGGCACTGAGCATGATACGAGAGCTCGGACCGGTATTAGCAGCATTGATGGTCACGGCGCGTGCCGGATCCGCCATGACTGCGGAGATCGGTATCATGCGCATCACGGAACAGATTGATGCATTGGACACCATGGCGATCAATCCGCTGCAGTACCTGATCGCACCCAAATTGGTCGCCGGCCTGGTCGGGGTGCCTTTGTTGGTCGCCATCTTCGACGTCGTCGGGATCTATGGAGGCTATCTTGTCGGTGTCGAGCTCCTCGGGGGCAACGGCGGGGCCTACTGGAATTCTATCGAGTCCGCGGTCGAGTGGAAGGACGTGTACGGCGGGATCCTGAAATCGGTGAGTTTTGGGCTGATCGTCAGTTGGATCTGCTGTTACAAAGGCTTCTATACCAGGCAGAGCGCGGAGGGACTGGGAAATGCCACCACCGAGGCGGTGGTGCTGGCATCCGTGCTCATTCTTGTCTGGGACTATTTTCTTACGTCGGTGTTGTTGTAG
- a CDS encoding ABC transporter ATP-binding protein, producing MIKLVGVEKTLGGQRVLQGLDLSIPIGKLTTVIGRSGEGKSVLLKHMIGLMQPDRGEVWVDGIEISHLKEKRLNDIRKRFSMLFQSAALFDSLSVFENVAFPLREKLRMTGSDVTKRVEERLEQVGLQGMGHKFPAELSGGMRKRAGLARALVMEPEIILFDEPTTGLDPLMAKSIHDLIVAMQRRFKFTAVMVSHEIPEVFAISDWVAMLRKGRIAAMAPAAEFVQITDPEIREFITVGGTVSLQGAPMRAAREDEWKKPNLN from the coding sequence ATGATTAAACTCGTCGGTGTGGAAAAAACATTGGGTGGGCAGCGCGTGCTGCAAGGACTCGATCTGTCCATTCCTATTGGAAAACTCACAACGGTGATCGGCCGCAGCGGCGAGGGGAAGAGCGTCCTCTTGAAGCACATGATCGGACTGATGCAGCCCGACCGCGGTGAAGTGTGGGTGGACGGTATTGAAATCTCGCATCTGAAGGAGAAACGGCTCAACGATATACGAAAGCGGTTCTCCATGCTGTTCCAAAGCGCCGCGCTGTTCGATTCTCTTTCAGTATTTGAAAATGTGGCTTTCCCGCTCCGCGAGAAGCTCCGGATGACCGGCTCGGATGTGACGAAACGTGTCGAGGAGAGGCTGGAACAGGTCGGGCTGCAAGGGATGGGTCACAAATTTCCGGCCGAACTCAGCGGGGGCATGCGAAAACGCGCCGGCCTGGCACGTGCGTTAGTCATGGAGCCCGAAATCATTCTGTTCGACGAGCCGACGACCGGCTTGGATCCGTTAATGGCGAAATCCATCCACGACTTGATCGTCGCCATGCAGCGGCGCTTTAAATTCACGGCCGTCATGGTCAGTCACGAAATTCCGGAAGTCTTCGCGATTTCCGATTGGGTTGCCATGCTGCGGAAGGGTCGGATTGCCGCCATGGCGCCGGCTGCCGAGTTTGTACAGATCACCGATCCCGAGATCCGGGAGTTCATTACCGTCGGCGGCACGGTCTCACTGCAGGGAGCACCGATGCGCGCGGCAAGGGAGGACGAATGGAAAAAGCCAAACTTGAACTGA
- the mlaD gene encoding outer membrane lipid asymmetry maintenance protein MlaD, whose product MEKAKLELIVGLFVLAGIVCLGYLSVKLGKLELIGGNVYEVIAQFTTASGLKPGSAVEIAGVEVGRVRGILLKDDRAAVTLAINDQIKLYSDTIASIKTRGIIGEKFLALSPGGGGDQLKPGDTIRDTESGLDLEELVSQYVHGKVN is encoded by the coding sequence ATGGAAAAAGCCAAACTTGAACTGATCGTGGGCCTGTTCGTCTTGGCGGGCATCGTCTGCCTGGGCTACCTGTCGGTCAAATTGGGGAAGCTGGAACTCATTGGTGGAAACGTGTACGAAGTGATCGCACAGTTTACGACGGCTTCGGGACTCAAGCCAGGCTCGGCGGTGGAAATTGCCGGCGTGGAGGTCGGTCGAGTGCGCGGCATTCTGTTGAAGGACGACCGGGCCGCTGTGACGCTGGCAATCAATGATCAGATCAAGCTGTACTCGGACACGATTGCCTCTATCAAGACCAGAGGGATCATCGGTGAAAAGTTTCTCGCGCTGTCTCCGGGCGGCGGGGGCGACCAGTTGAAACCGGGTGATACGATCAGAGACACCGAGTCCGGACTCGATCTCGAAGAGTTGGTCAGCCAATACGTCCATGGTAAGGTGAACTGA
- a CDS encoding phospholipid-binding protein MlaC produces the protein MRTPRKVAVGIVACVFLWAGGLLVHPVDVAHAGDATDAMKSTIDEVLKVLRDKELKQPPKADERRQLLEKVVGERFDYPEMSRRSLGAAWTNLNDKERDEFVGLFRTLLVNTYADKIESYSGEGVQYLSERTEKEYAEVRTKVLTGKTEIPLDYRLLHKASAWRVYDVVVDGVSLVNNYRGQFAKILRSGTFADLVDQLRKKSDKIKAP, from the coding sequence GTGAGAACACCGAGGAAGGTAGCCGTCGGAATCGTGGCCTGTGTGTTCCTGTGGGCGGGAGGCCTGCTCGTGCATCCGGTCGACGTGGCGCATGCCGGTGATGCCACCGATGCGATGAAGTCAACCATCGACGAAGTCCTCAAGGTTCTGAGAGACAAGGAACTCAAGCAGCCTCCAAAAGCTGACGAACGGCGACAATTGCTGGAGAAGGTGGTTGGGGAACGGTTTGATTATCCAGAGATGTCCCGGCGTTCGCTGGGAGCGGCTTGGACGAATCTAAACGACAAAGAACGGGATGAATTCGTCGGGCTGTTCAGAACGTTACTGGTCAATACCTATGCCGATAAGATCGAGTCGTATTCCGGTGAAGGTGTCCAATATCTCAGCGAGCGGACTGAGAAGGAGTATGCCGAGGTCAGGACAAAAGTCCTGACGGGGAAAACGGAAATTCCTCTCGATTACCGGCTGCTGCACAAGGCATCGGCCTGGCGCGTCTATGATGTCGTGGTCGACGGAGTCAGCCTCGTCAACAATTATCGCGGACAATTTGCAAAGATTCTACGCAGTGGAACCTTTGCCGACCTCGTTGATCAACTCCGCAAGAAATCCGATAAAATTAAAGCCCCATAA
- a CDS encoding BamA/TamA family outer membrane protein: MTSLRGIGAIFACLLAGAGMLWGAAARADTQIFPIPSASTSRNDGNDVGLIVPILMTDPDGELKYLLAPMLIKNSIVGTRGTLNVFRYDSGGRQMQFIGSFTERIERKIMFNYTDPAFSNGRYFLNFGGAFFKNATARFFGIGQATPESNETNYTDREARANWRFGIYANEVTQISVSQRFRQVSLQEGATDLPFTVDRFPTVDGVTGESLIFGNRATFHYDTRNNLVSPTDGMAITAYAEINQNIRNGDHPVYSRYELEVKKLFPSESKRAILVMRADIQATLGTQVPFFEQSSLGGQNNLRGYGVDRFIDKNLVAVSIEERIHIARTKLAGVTADFEIAPFLDTGQVFNDFKDVSFKDYRMTPGMGFRGIVRPNMVGRIDYGYSKEGGAIFAGLDFPY, encoded by the coding sequence ATGACGAGCCTGCGCGGCATCGGTGCCATTTTCGCATGCCTGCTTGCGGGCGCCGGCATGCTCTGGGGTGCCGCCGCGCGGGCGGACACGCAAATCTTCCCCATTCCATCCGCTTCCACCTCCCGCAATGACGGAAATGACGTGGGATTGATCGTTCCCATTTTGATGACGGACCCGGACGGCGAATTGAAATATCTGCTGGCTCCAATGCTCATCAAGAACTCGATCGTCGGGACGAGAGGGACATTGAATGTGTTCCGATACGATTCAGGCGGACGGCAGATGCAATTCATCGGCTCGTTCACGGAAAGAATTGAACGCAAGATCATGTTCAACTATACCGATCCGGCATTCAGCAATGGACGCTACTTTCTGAATTTTGGAGGAGCGTTTTTCAAGAACGCGACCGCCAGATTTTTCGGCATCGGGCAGGCGACTCCGGAATCCAACGAGACGAATTATACTGACCGCGAGGCGAGAGCCAACTGGCGGTTTGGCATCTATGCCAACGAGGTGACGCAGATCTCCGTCAGCCAGCGATTCCGTCAGGTCAGCCTGCAAGAGGGCGCGACCGATTTGCCGTTTACCGTGGACCGGTTTCCAACCGTCGATGGCGTGACGGGTGAGTCCCTCATTTTCGGAAATCGCGCCACCTTTCACTATGATACGCGCAACAATCTCGTTTCTCCGACAGACGGAATGGCGATCACCGCGTACGCTGAGATCAATCAGAACATTCGTAACGGGGATCATCCGGTATATTCACGCTATGAGTTGGAGGTGAAGAAGCTGTTTCCCAGCGAATCCAAACGGGCCATATTAGTGATGCGCGCGGACATTCAAGCTACGCTGGGGACACAGGTTCCGTTTTTTGAACAGAGTTCGTTGGGAGGTCAGAACAACCTCCGCGGGTACGGCGTGGACCGCTTTATCGATAAAAACCTGGTCGCCGTGAGCATTGAAGAACGCATTCACATTGCACGAACCAAGCTCGCGGGCGTGACAGCCGATTTCGAAATCGCACCGTTTCTCGATACCGGCCAGGTGTTTAATGATTTCAAGGACGTCAGTTTCAAAGATTATCGGATGACCCCGGGGATGGGATTCCGCGGAATTGTGCGCCCGAACATGGTGGGCCGCATCGATTATGGATATAGTAAAGAAGGCGGCGCCATATTCGCTGGTCTCGATTTCCCATATTGA
- a CDS encoding DUF3187 family protein, with amino-acid sequence MDIVKKAAPYSLVSISHIEIVRLRIAVALRRALPVILVAAHLAFPIPLCAEGFGPFPVRNFNPLDQLVLNMPGDRASVVKKGTLDIRLEVANTAVIYREENPQASATIKFETLRSGLFLRYGVHDRFEIAIEIPGYYRYQGFMDGPIKTVERLTTGLSPARSALGDMSYVYNISRGGQTVVSGREGAAGLGDTTLMSKYQVLPETSVWPALSIRTAIKLPTGNEGEFFGSGSPDFGIGLASEKSLGGRWILYANLNGVFPTGRIGGMPLQPTFTGIAAAEYLWTEALSLTIQFDYYSPPFHGIGLRTLDRGVTEVAAGFGYRMASHWLWQLYAIENVDFITGSAPDFTVSTLITYRFGLWSD; translated from the coding sequence ATGGATATAGTAAAGAAGGCGGCGCCATATTCGCTGGTCTCGATTTCCCATATTGAAATTGTGCGCCTTCGTATCGCAGTTGCTCTCCGCCGTGCCCTGCCTGTCATTCTGGTTGCGGCCCATCTTGCTTTTCCGATTCCACTGTGTGCCGAAGGATTCGGCCCGTTCCCGGTAAGGAATTTCAACCCACTCGATCAATTGGTCCTGAACATGCCGGGCGACCGTGCATCGGTGGTGAAGAAGGGGACCCTGGATATCCGCCTCGAAGTCGCGAATACCGCCGTCATCTATCGGGAGGAAAATCCGCAGGCCAGCGCCACGATCAAGTTCGAGACATTGCGAAGCGGGCTCTTTCTCCGCTATGGAGTCCATGATCGGTTCGAAATTGCCATTGAAATTCCCGGATACTACCGATATCAAGGATTTATGGATGGACCGATCAAGACCGTTGAACGACTCACAACCGGACTGTCTCCGGCCCGGAGCGCTCTTGGAGACATGTCCTACGTCTACAACATTTCTCGCGGGGGACAGACCGTAGTCAGCGGAAGGGAAGGAGCTGCAGGGTTGGGAGACACGACGCTCATGAGCAAGTATCAGGTGCTCCCGGAGACGTCGGTATGGCCGGCGCTTTCGATTCGCACGGCCATCAAACTGCCGACTGGTAACGAAGGAGAATTTTTTGGAAGCGGAAGTCCAGATTTTGGAATCGGGCTGGCTTCGGAAAAATCGCTGGGCGGTCGGTGGATTCTTTACGCCAACCTGAACGGGGTCTTTCCGACGGGGCGGATCGGCGGCATGCCGTTACAACCCACCTTCACGGGAATCGCCGCTGCTGAATATCTTTGGACCGAGGCGTTGTCTCTGACCATTCAATTTGACTATTATTCCCCTCCTTTCCACGGAATCGGGCTTCGTACACTCGACCGCGGTGTGACGGAAGTGGCTGCCGGGTTCGGCTACCGTATGGCGTCACACTGGTTGTGGCAACTGTACGCTATCGAAAATGTTGACTTCATCACGGGGAGCGCTCCCGATTTCACCGTCTCCACACTGATCACCTATAGGTTTGGGTTGTGGTCCGACTGA
- the dxs gene encoding 1-deoxy-D-xylulose-5-phosphate synthase, whose protein sequence is MSILKTIHSPADLKKVPASKFPALCQEIREQIIGVVSNVGGHLASNLGVVELTVALHYLLDTPQDKIVWDTSNQAYTHKLLTGRREQFHTLRQYGGLSGFCKREESTYDTFNAGHAGTGVSAAYGMVEAREQLGQNHKVVCIVGDGAMTAGMTLEGLHHAGGLAKDFLVILNDNQMSISKNVGAISSYLNRTFTGEFYTKMREETGQLLAKIPHIGQDVQKLARRAEELARGAILPGLLFEELGFRYAGPIDGHNFEHLLPTLENALKMKGPVLLHVITKKGLGYEPAVQNPVWFHACPAFVQETGAPAKKAARPSYTQMAIESLVKLAREDKRIVAITAAMCEGTGLNAFEKEFPDRLYDVGIAEQHAVTFAAGLATQGMRPVVAMYATFLQRAYDQVVHDVATQNLPVTFCIDRGGLVAEDGTTHHGAFDYAYLRHMPNMVIMAPKDENELQHMLKTCVTYDGPASVRYPRGVSLGVEMDRVPTALPVGKGELLRDGHEVAIMAIGVPVWHAVKAAERLSAEGISTAVINARFVKPLDKDLIVSIAKKVRYVVTVEEGCKMGGFGSAVLETLSDAGVGGLKTKILGLPDWYIEQGPQDLLRERYGLTPEGIYNSVKELVGDGAVSLQDGMPSMAGHLPHGDEQGS, encoded by the coding sequence ATGTCAATTTTGAAGACTATCCATAGCCCGGCGGACTTAAAGAAGGTCCCTGCTTCTAAATTTCCAGCCCTATGTCAGGAAATCCGTGAGCAGATCATCGGGGTTGTCTCCAATGTAGGAGGCCATCTGGCGTCCAATCTTGGCGTGGTCGAATTGACGGTCGCGCTTCATTATCTGCTGGATACACCTCAGGATAAAATTGTTTGGGATACAAGTAACCAGGCCTACACGCACAAGCTGTTGACCGGGCGACGGGAGCAGTTTCATACACTCCGGCAGTATGGAGGGTTAAGCGGGTTCTGTAAACGTGAAGAAAGCACGTACGATACGTTCAACGCGGGCCACGCAGGGACCGGGGTCTCGGCAGCTTATGGCATGGTGGAAGCCAGAGAGCAGTTAGGGCAGAACCACAAAGTCGTCTGCATCGTTGGTGACGGGGCCATGACTGCTGGGATGACTCTGGAGGGACTGCACCACGCAGGAGGATTGGCAAAAGATTTTCTGGTGATATTGAACGATAACCAGATGTCGATTTCGAAGAATGTCGGAGCGATTTCCTCGTATCTTAACCGGACGTTCACCGGTGAGTTCTATACGAAGATGCGGGAAGAAACCGGACAACTGTTGGCGAAGATCCCTCACATTGGTCAGGATGTCCAGAAGCTGGCTCGGCGTGCGGAGGAGCTTGCCAGGGGAGCGATTCTCCCCGGACTGTTGTTTGAGGAGCTCGGTTTCCGTTATGCGGGACCGATCGACGGGCACAATTTCGAGCATCTCCTCCCGACCCTGGAAAACGCGTTGAAGATGAAGGGGCCGGTCCTGCTTCACGTCATTACGAAAAAGGGGTTGGGGTATGAGCCCGCAGTCCAAAACCCCGTCTGGTTTCATGCTTGTCCCGCATTCGTCCAGGAGACCGGCGCTCCCGCAAAGAAAGCCGCACGCCCCTCCTACACTCAAATGGCCATCGAGTCTTTGGTCAAGCTGGCACGGGAAGACAAACGGATCGTGGCGATCACTGCCGCGATGTGTGAGGGGACGGGGCTGAATGCATTTGAAAAGGAATTTCCAGACCGCCTGTACGACGTAGGCATTGCCGAGCAGCATGCCGTCACCTTTGCTGCAGGGCTTGCGACGCAAGGCATGCGGCCGGTTGTGGCGATGTATGCCACATTCCTGCAGCGCGCCTATGACCAGGTGGTGCACGACGTGGCCACCCAGAATTTACCCGTGACCTTTTGCATCGACCGCGGCGGTTTGGTGGCCGAAGATGGCACGACCCATCATGGTGCCTTCGATTATGCCTACCTAAGGCATATGCCCAATATGGTCATCATGGCACCCAAGGACGAGAATGAACTTCAGCATATGCTCAAGACGTGCGTCACATACGATGGGCCGGCTTCGGTGCGTTATCCCCGCGGAGTGAGCCTGGGGGTCGAAATGGATCGCGTCCCGACCGCTCTCCCAGTCGGCAAAGGAGAACTGCTGCGAGATGGTCATGAAGTGGCCATCATGGCTATCGGAGTTCCTGTCTGGCATGCGGTGAAAGCTGCCGAACGGCTTAGTGCCGAAGGCATTTCGACGGCGGTCATTAATGCCCGGTTCGTGAAGCCTCTCGACAAGGATCTCATCGTGAGCATTGCCAAGAAGGTACGGTATGTTGTGACGGTCGAAGAAGGCTGCAAAATGGGAGGATTTGGGTCAGCGGTTCTCGAAACCTTGTCGGATGCCGGAGTCGGGGGACTCAAGACCAAAATCCTCGGACTTCCCGATTGGTATATCGAGCAGGGTCCGCAAGACCTCCTCCGCGAACGGTATGGGTTGACGCCGGAAGGTATCTACAACAGTGTGAAAGAGCTCGTGGGGGATGGCGCGGTTTCGCTGCAGGATGGAATGCCGTCGATGGCAGGACATCTTCCTCACGGGGATGAACAAGGAAGTTAG
- the ispG gene encoding flavodoxin-dependent (E)-4-hydroxy-3-methylbut-2-enyl-diphosphate synthase — translation MHITRRKTRQITVGKIKVGGDAPVSVQSMCSTDTRDIAATIEQIHQLETAGCEVIRVAVPDEDAAAALPKIKAAMAVPLIADIHFDHRLALKAAAVVDCVRINPGNIGAWWKVEEVIKAVNDHGIPIRVGVNGGSLERPLLDKYGWPSPEALAESALNAVHALEDVGFTNMKVSLKASDVHHAIDAYWLFAHQSNYPLHIGITEAGTAMTGAVKSSMGLGFLLSQGIGDTLRVSLAADPVEEVKVGFEILKSLELRHRGINVIACPTCGRVEIDVVRMANELEKKLGHIKTPLNVSVLGCVVNGIGEGKEADIGIAGGEGKGILFKKGKLVRKVPMEELMDTLIQEVESLAKEKEAEGNGEVVERADEGWEPLIAGSDQPSTLGKEIPVLPNR, via the coding sequence ATGCATATTACACGACGGAAAACGAGGCAAATCACGGTCGGAAAGATCAAGGTCGGCGGGGATGCCCCCGTGTCGGTCCAGTCGATGTGTTCGACGGACACTCGCGATATCGCCGCCACGATCGAGCAGATCCACCAACTCGAGACCGCCGGCTGCGAGGTTATTCGTGTTGCTGTTCCGGACGAAGATGCTGCAGCGGCTCTGCCGAAGATCAAGGCCGCGATGGCAGTGCCGCTGATTGCGGACATTCATTTTGATCACCGGCTCGCGCTGAAGGCCGCAGCCGTCGTGGATTGTGTCCGGATTAACCCTGGCAATATCGGCGCCTGGTGGAAGGTGGAAGAAGTCATCAAGGCTGTGAATGATCACGGGATCCCGATTCGGGTCGGCGTCAACGGCGGATCGCTTGAACGGCCTCTGTTGGACAAATACGGTTGGCCGTCGCCGGAGGCATTGGCTGAGTCGGCGCTGAACGCCGTGCATGCGTTGGAGGACGTCGGTTTTACCAACATGAAGGTGTCCCTCAAAGCCTCTGACGTCCACCATGCGATCGATGCCTATTGGTTGTTTGCGCATCAGTCGAACTATCCCTTGCACATCGGAATCACTGAAGCGGGTACCGCGATGACCGGAGCCGTCAAATCGTCCATGGGGCTCGGTTTTCTCTTGTCGCAAGGAATTGGAGATACACTCAGGGTCTCGCTCGCCGCCGATCCGGTTGAAGAAGTGAAAGTCGGATTCGAAATCCTCAAGTCCCTTGAGCTTCGCCATAGGGGCATCAATGTGATTGCCTGTCCTACATGCGGACGAGTCGAGATCGATGTCGTGCGAATGGCCAACGAATTGGAAAAGAAGCTTGGCCACATCAAAACTCCGCTCAACGTATCGGTGCTCGGCTGCGTCGTCAACGGCATCGGTGAAGGGAAAGAAGCCGATATCGGGATCGCGGGCGGGGAAGGAAAAGGAATTCTCTTCAAGAAAGGCAAACTCGTTCGCAAGGTGCCGATGGAAGAACTCATGGATACGCTCATTCAGGAAGTGGAGTCGCTTGCCAAGGAAAAAGAAGCCGAAGGTAACGGCGAAGTCGTCGAGCGTGCGGATGAGGGCTGGGAACCCCTCATCGCCGGATCAGATCAACCCTCCACGCTCGGGAAAGAAATTCCCGTTCTTCCCAACCGCTAG
- the hpnH gene encoding adenosyl-hopene transferase HpnH, with product MGVPLSQMVTVSKYVLTQRLRGVARYPLVLMLEPLFRCNLACAGCGKIQYPDHVLDKRLTPDQCWAAAEECGAPIVSIPGGEPLIHPEIAKIVEGLVAQKRYVYLCTNAILLERKLDEYKPSKFLTFSVHMDGLKPEHDLAVCRDGVYDVAVKAIKAALKRGHRVTTNTTLFDDANPERVRKFFDEMMKLGVEGMMISPGYSYQKAPDQQHFLKRSRTRELFSRILSKPERGWQFNQSPLFLDFLMGNRDYECTPWGNPTYNVFGWQKPCYLLQEGYAKTFRELMETTKWDQYGSSKNEKCADCMVHCGYEASAVQDTFGTLSGFSRTVKLTLLPTSR from the coding sequence ATGGGTGTTCCCCTTTCGCAAATGGTTACCGTGTCAAAGTACGTGCTGACTCAAAGACTCCGCGGCGTGGCGCGCTATCCCCTCGTATTGATGCTGGAGCCTCTTTTCCGGTGTAATCTTGCCTGCGCGGGGTGTGGCAAGATTCAGTATCCGGACCATGTTCTCGACAAGCGATTGACTCCCGATCAATGCTGGGCCGCCGCGGAGGAATGCGGGGCTCCGATCGTCAGTATTCCAGGAGGGGAGCCCCTGATTCATCCGGAAATCGCGAAGATCGTCGAAGGACTCGTGGCGCAAAAACGATACGTGTACCTGTGCACCAATGCGATCCTGCTTGAGCGAAAACTTGACGAGTACAAACCCTCGAAGTTCCTCACGTTCAGTGTCCACATGGATGGACTCAAGCCCGAGCATGATCTGGCCGTGTGTCGGGACGGGGTCTACGATGTCGCAGTCAAGGCGATCAAGGCTGCTCTCAAGCGGGGCCATCGCGTGACGACCAATACGACTCTCTTCGACGATGCCAACCCCGAACGAGTCAGAAAGTTCTTCGACGAGATGATGAAACTCGGGGTCGAGGGCATGATGATTTCCCCCGGCTACAGTTACCAGAAGGCGCCGGACCAACAGCATTTTTTGAAACGATCGAGGACTCGAGAGTTGTTCTCGCGAATTCTGAGCAAGCCCGAACGCGGCTGGCAATTCAATCAATCGCCGCTGTTTTTGGATTTCCTCATGGGGAACCGGGATTATGAGTGCACACCATGGGGAAACCCGACGTACAATGTATTCGGTTGGCAGAAGCCCTGCTACCTGTTGCAGGAGGGATATGCCAAGACGTTTCGTGAGTTGATGGAAACGACGAAATGGGATCAGTATGGATCTTCCAAGAACGAAAAGTGCGCGGACTGCATGGTGCATTGTGGCTATGAAGCCTCGGCCGTCCAAGATACCTTTGGCACCCTTTCAGGATTCAGCCGCACGGTGAAGCTGACGCTCCTGCCGACCTCCAGATAA
- a CDS encoding c-type cytochrome, with the protein MKIIQWAFLAGVGLAFAGCGGEGGGEGPIVPPPPAPAEYADKHMPAGWWADAAKVEEGRKLFIGETNPDVNCASCHGKDGKPVKAGARDFRNGERMKLYSDSVWFWRISEGVPNTKMKAWKSKLSDEDRWKLVLFERSFGLSGKAWDADKKQWADAGTVKVAAAESVK; encoded by the coding sequence ATGAAAATCATTCAATGGGCTTTCTTGGCTGGAGTGGGATTGGCGTTTGCCGGCTGTGGTGGAGAGGGCGGCGGTGAAGGACCGATTGTTCCGCCTCCTCCTGCCCCGGCTGAATACGCGGACAAGCACATGCCGGCTGGTTGGTGGGCGGACGCGGCCAAAGTAGAAGAGGGGCGCAAGCTGTTCATCGGTGAAACCAATCCGGACGTGAACTGCGCAAGCTGCCATGGAAAAGATGGCAAGCCGGTCAAGGCCGGTGCGCGGGACTTTCGAAACGGCGAGCGGATGAAGCTATATTCAGATTCCGTGTGGTTCTGGCGTATCTCGGAAGGTGTACCAAACACGAAGATGAAAGCTTGGAAGAGCAAGCTCTCTGATGAAGATCGTTGGAAGCTCGTCCTCTTTGAACGGAGTTTTGGACTCTCCGGCAAGGCCTGGGATGCGGACAAGAAGCAATGGGCTGATGCGGGAACGGTCAAGGTCGCAGCGGCTGAGTCCGTGAAGTAA